A stretch of the Panicum virgatum strain AP13 chromosome 9N, P.virgatum_v5, whole genome shotgun sequence genome encodes the following:
- the LOC120690658 gene encoding zinc finger CCCH domain-containing protein 15 homolog isoform X2 — protein sequence MGAEAEGTPPPQPVAAEPATAARAQPINAAQFLSWKQRKDAEEAARKPEAAQKRAADIASGAVQMNGRELFQHEPWVFDNNIY from the exons ATGGGAGCGGAAGCCGAGGGTACTCCCCCTCCGCAGCCCGTCGCCGCCGAGCCCGCGACCGCGGCGAGGGCGCAGCCCATTAACGCAGCGCAGTTCCTCTCCTGGAAGCAGCGCAAG GATGCAGAGGAAGCTGCGAGGAAACCTGAAGCAGCTCAGAAGCGAGCTGCCGATATCGCTTCAGGAGCGGTGCAGATGAATGGCCGTGAGCTGTTCCAACACGAGCCCTGGGTGTTCGACAACAACATTTACTGA
- the LOC120690658 gene encoding uncharacterized protein LOC120690658 isoform X1, which translates to MGAEAEGTPPPQPVAAEPATAARAQPINAAQFLSWKQRKMVWPNSCTVFLLQIEAYLLGILYIADAEEAARKPEAAQKRAADIASGAVQMNGRELFQHEPWVFDNNIY; encoded by the exons ATGGGAGCGGAAGCCGAGGGTACTCCCCCTCCGCAGCCCGTCGCCGCCGAGCCCGCGACCGCGGCGAGGGCGCAGCCCATTAACGCAGCGCAGTTCCTCTCCTGGAAGCAGCGCAAG ATGGTCTGGCCAAACTCGTGCACTGTATTTCTGTTGCAAATTGAAGCGTACCTTTTGGGAATCCTGTATATCGCT GATGCAGAGGAAGCTGCGAGGAAACCTGAAGCAGCTCAGAAGCGAGCTGCCGATATCGCTTCAGGAGCGGTGCAGATGAATGGCCGTGAGCTGTTCCAACACGAGCCCTGGGTGTTCGACAACAACATTTACTGA